Proteins co-encoded in one Burkholderia ambifaria AMMD genomic window:
- the gloA gene encoding lactoylglutathione lyase, producing MRLLHTMLRVGDLDRSIKFYTELLGMKLLRREDYPEGKFTLAFVGYEAESTGTVIELTHNWDTPSYDLGNGFGHLAVEVDDAYAACDKIKAQGGKVTREAGPMKHGTTVIAFVEDPDGYKIEFIQKKAH from the coding sequence ATGCGTTTGCTGCATACGATGCTGCGAGTCGGCGATCTCGACCGCTCGATCAAGTTCTACACCGAATTGCTCGGCATGAAGCTGCTGCGTCGCGAGGATTATCCGGAAGGCAAGTTCACGCTCGCGTTCGTCGGCTATGAAGCGGAAAGCACGGGCACCGTGATCGAGCTGACCCATAACTGGGATACGCCGTCCTACGATCTCGGCAACGGCTTCGGCCACCTGGCGGTGGAAGTCGACGACGCGTACGCGGCCTGCGACAAGATCAAGGCGCAAGGCGGCAAGGTGACCCGCGAAGCGGGCCCGATGAAGCACGGCACGACCGTGATCGCGTTCGTCGAGGATCCGGACGGCTACAAGATCGAGTTCATCCAGAAGAAGGCGCATTGA
- the rsmA gene encoding 16S rRNA (adenine(1518)-N(6)/adenine(1519)-N(6))-dimethyltransferase RsmA, protein MSNSRQHQGHFARKRFGQNFLVDHGVIDSIVTTIGPARGQRMVEIGPGLGALTEPLIARLATPESPLHAVELDRDLIGRLQQRFGPLLELHAGDALAFDFRSLAAPGDKPSLRIVGNLPYNISSPLLFHLMTFADAVIDQHFMLQNEVVERMVAEPGTKAFSRLSVMLQYRYVMEKMLDVPPESFQPPPKVDSAIVRMIPYEPHELPDVDPVLLGELVTAAFSQRRKMLRNTLGDYRETIDFDGLGFDLARRAEDVSVAEYVGVAQALAARRKAAE, encoded by the coding sequence ATGTCGAACAGCAGACAGCACCAAGGCCACTTCGCGCGCAAGCGCTTCGGGCAGAACTTCCTCGTCGATCACGGCGTGATCGACTCGATCGTCACGACGATCGGCCCCGCGCGCGGCCAGCGAATGGTCGAGATCGGCCCCGGGCTCGGCGCGCTGACCGAGCCGCTGATTGCGCGACTCGCGACGCCCGAGTCGCCGCTGCATGCGGTCGAGCTCGACCGCGACCTGATCGGCCGCCTGCAGCAACGCTTCGGCCCGCTGCTGGAGCTGCACGCGGGCGACGCGCTCGCGTTCGACTTCCGCTCGCTCGCGGCACCCGGCGACAAGCCGTCGCTGCGGATCGTCGGCAACCTGCCGTACAACATTTCCAGCCCGCTGCTGTTTCACCTGATGACGTTCGCCGATGCGGTCATCGACCAGCATTTCATGCTGCAGAACGAAGTTGTCGAGCGGATGGTCGCGGAGCCGGGCACGAAGGCGTTCTCGCGGCTGTCGGTGATGCTCCAGTATCGCTACGTGATGGAGAAGATGCTCGACGTGCCGCCGGAATCGTTCCAGCCGCCGCCGAAGGTCGATTCGGCGATCGTCCGGATGATTCCGTACGAACCGCACGAGCTGCCGGACGTCGATCCGGTGCTGCTCGGCGAACTCGTCACGGCCGCGTTCTCGCAGCGCCGCAAGATGCTGCGCAATACGCTCGGCGACTACCGCGAGACGATCGACTTCGACGGGCTCGGCTTCGATCTCGCGCGACGCGCGGAGGATGTGAGCGTGGCCGAATATGTCGGTGTCGCGCAGGCGCTGGCGGCACGGCGCAAGGCGGCGGAGTAA
- a CDS encoding M48 family metallopeptidase — translation MKKRPRPRPAVVALDHRQMDLPLFDGPAAASPAASAPAASPAPPEAAAAPAVPTAPLDPGPARDRSRVRTFALDSRVLEYRLKRSARRTIGFTIDGSGLSITAPRWVTLADIEAAIAEKQRWIFAKLAEWKTRTEQRALPQIDWRDGAQLPYLGKTITIALGAGAVAFDADALRLSLPLPVQADMQQIKDRVQGWLQGEAKRIFGERLVVYAEKLGVTYSMYALSSAATRWGSCSSDGKIRLNWRLIHFPMSIVDYVVAHELSHLREMNHSPAFWQTVESIFPEFREARHTLKHHPPELLPAL, via the coding sequence ATGAAAAAGCGTCCGCGGCCACGGCCTGCCGTCGTGGCCCTCGATCATCGCCAGATGGATCTGCCGCTCTTCGACGGGCCGGCCGCAGCCTCACCGGCAGCGTCGGCGCCCGCCGCGTCGCCCGCGCCACCTGAAGCGGCTGCGGCGCCCGCGGTGCCCACCGCACCGCTCGATCCGGGTCCCGCGCGCGATCGCTCCCGCGTCCGTACGTTCGCACTCGACAGCCGCGTGCTCGAATACCGCCTCAAGCGCTCCGCGCGCCGCACGATCGGCTTCACGATCGACGGCAGCGGCCTGTCGATCACCGCGCCGCGCTGGGTCACGCTCGCCGACATCGAAGCGGCGATCGCCGAGAAGCAGCGCTGGATCTTCGCGAAGCTCGCGGAGTGGAAGACCCGCACCGAGCAGCGCGCGCTGCCGCAAATCGACTGGCGCGACGGCGCGCAACTCCCGTATCTCGGCAAGACGATCACGATCGCGCTCGGCGCGGGTGCCGTCGCATTCGACGCCGACGCGCTGCGGCTGTCGCTGCCGCTGCCCGTGCAGGCGGACATGCAGCAGATCAAGGATCGCGTGCAAGGCTGGCTGCAGGGCGAAGCGAAGCGGATCTTCGGCGAACGGCTGGTGGTCTACGCGGAAAAGCTCGGCGTCACGTATTCGATGTACGCGCTGTCGTCGGCCGCGACGCGCTGGGGCAGCTGCTCGAGCGACGGCAAGATCCGGCTGAACTGGCGGCTGATCCATTTCCCGATGTCGATCGTCGACTACGTCGTCGCGCACGAGCTGTCGCACCTGCGCGAAATGAACCACAGCCCGGCCTTCTGGCAGACCGTCGAATCGATCTTCCCGGAATTCCGCGAAGCACGGCACACGCTCAAGCATCACCCGCCCGAACTGCTGCCGGCACTGTAG
- the pdxA gene encoding 4-hydroxythreonine-4-phosphate dehydrogenase PdxA, translated as MTASALQIAITTGEPAGVGPELTVQALQDAARRWPGAHFTVLGDAALLDARAAAVGADRALLAGGGSVSVEHHPLAAPAQAGKLDAANGRYVLALLDAAIDGALAGRFDAIVTAPLQKSTINDAGVPFTGHTEYLAERTHTPRVVMMLAGTGERPLRVALATTHLPLKDVSAALTIDGLVETLAIVDRDLRRDFGLAAPRILVTGLNPHAGENGYLGREEIDVISPALARAQAQGIDARGPYPADTLFQPRHLEGADCVLAMFHDQGLPVLKYATFGEGINVTLGLPIIRTSVDHGTALDLAGTGRADPGSMVAALDTAVAMARHRRAS; from the coding sequence ATGACGGCATCCGCGCTGCAGATCGCGATCACGACGGGCGAACCCGCGGGTGTCGGCCCGGAGCTGACCGTGCAGGCGTTGCAGGATGCCGCGCGGCGCTGGCCCGGCGCGCATTTCACCGTGCTCGGCGACGCCGCGCTGCTCGACGCGCGCGCGGCGGCCGTCGGGGCCGACAGGGCGCTGCTCGCCGGCGGCGGGTCGGTGTCGGTCGAGCATCATCCGCTTGCCGCGCCCGCGCAGGCCGGCAAGCTCGACGCGGCCAACGGCCGCTACGTGCTCGCGCTGCTCGATGCCGCGATCGACGGCGCGCTGGCCGGCCGGTTCGACGCGATCGTCACCGCGCCGCTGCAGAAGAGCACGATCAACGATGCCGGCGTGCCGTTTACCGGCCATACCGAATACCTGGCGGAGCGCACGCACACGCCGCGCGTCGTGATGATGCTGGCGGGCACGGGCGAGCGGCCGCTGCGCGTCGCGCTCGCGACCACGCACCTGCCGCTGAAGGACGTGTCGGCCGCGCTGACGATCGACGGGCTCGTCGAGACGCTCGCGATCGTCGATCGCGACCTGCGGCGCGACTTCGGTCTCGCGGCGCCGCGCATCCTCGTGACGGGGCTGAACCCGCACGCGGGCGAGAACGGCTATCTCGGGCGCGAGGAGATCGACGTGATCTCGCCGGCGCTCGCACGCGCGCAAGCGCAGGGCATCGACGCGCGCGGCCCGTATCCGGCCGACACGCTGTTCCAGCCGCGCCATCTCGAGGGCGCCGATTGCGTGCTCGCGATGTTCCACGATCAGGGCTTGCCCGTGCTGAAGTATGCGACGTTCGGCGAGGGCATCAACGTCACGCTCGGGCTGCCGATCATCCGCACGTCGGTCGATCACGGCACTGCACTGGATCTGGCCGGCACCGGCCGCGCGGATCCGGGCAGCATGGTCGCCGCCCTCGACACGGCCGTCGCGATGGCGCGCCATCGCCGCGCGTCGTGA
- a CDS encoding peptidylprolyl isomerase: MKKTLRFAAVVSSLAASAALLAAAPAAAQALGSRGAQLADEVVAVVNNDVITGRELDQRVGLIARRLQQQNAPVPPADQLRAQVLNQMVLERIQVQKAKDDGIRIDDATVQSTLQRLAQANGMTLEQYRARLEAQGVPWSVFTSDARTELMLSKLREREVDGKITVSDAEVVNYIASQRGPSAAQQQDLRFQHIFIKAPTNAPQAEIEVAQKKAEALLQQATSGADFEKLAKNNSEANDAKKGGDLGFKAPGALPAEVVDAASKLRPGQVNPTLIRVPDGFEIVRLVDRRQSQGTSAAAPKIVQTHVRHILLRVGEGKSEGQARQQLQDIRRQVEAGGDFAKFARTYSQDGSASQGGDLGWISPGETVPEFERAMNNLQDGQISQPVRTEYGYHLIQVIDRRESEGSVQQQMDIARQAIGQRKAEQAYADWLRELRDSSYVQYKIGGVGPAN; this comes from the coding sequence ATGAAGAAAACCCTTCGTTTCGCGGCAGTCGTGTCCAGCCTCGCCGCGTCCGCCGCGCTGCTCGCCGCCGCGCCGGCCGCGGCGCAGGCGCTTGGTTCGCGAGGCGCGCAGCTCGCCGACGAAGTCGTCGCGGTCGTCAACAACGACGTGATCACGGGCCGTGAACTCGACCAGCGCGTCGGCCTGATCGCGCGCCGGCTGCAGCAGCAGAACGCACCGGTGCCGCCGGCCGACCAGTTGCGTGCGCAGGTGCTGAACCAGATGGTCCTCGAACGCATCCAGGTGCAGAAGGCCAAGGACGACGGGATCCGCATCGACGATGCGACCGTGCAGTCCACGCTGCAGCGCCTCGCGCAGGCGAACGGGATGACGCTCGAACAGTATCGCGCGCGTCTCGAGGCGCAAGGCGTGCCCTGGAGCGTGTTCACGAGCGACGCCCGCACCGAGCTGATGCTGTCGAAGCTGCGCGAGCGCGAGGTCGACGGCAAGATCACCGTGTCGGATGCCGAGGTCGTGAACTACATCGCGAGCCAGCGCGGGCCGAGCGCGGCGCAGCAGCAGGATCTGCGCTTCCAGCACATCTTCATCAAGGCGCCGACCAACGCGCCGCAGGCCGAGATCGAAGTCGCGCAGAAGAAGGCCGAAGCGCTGCTGCAGCAGGCCACGTCGGGCGCCGATTTCGAGAAGCTCGCGAAGAACAATTCGGAAGCGAACGACGCGAAGAAGGGCGGCGACCTCGGCTTCAAGGCGCCGGGCGCGCTGCCGGCGGAGGTTGTCGACGCCGCATCGAAGCTGCGTCCGGGCCAGGTCAACCCGACGCTGATCCGCGTGCCGGACGGCTTCGAGATCGTGCGTCTCGTCGACCGCCGCCAGAGCCAGGGCACGAGCGCCGCCGCACCGAAGATCGTCCAGACGCACGTGCGCCACATCCTGTTGCGCGTCGGCGAGGGCAAGTCGGAAGGCCAGGCCCGTCAGCAGCTGCAGGACATTCGCCGGCAGGTCGAGGCCGGCGGCGATTTCGCGAAGTTCGCGCGCACCTACTCGCAGGACGGTTCGGCGTCGCAGGGCGGCGATCTCGGCTGGATCAGCCCGGGCGAGACCGTGCCGGAATTCGAGCGCGCGATGAACAACCTGCAGGACGGCCAGATCAGCCAGCCGGTGCGTACCGAGTACGGTTACCACCTGATCCAGGTGATCGATCGCCGCGAGTCGGAAGGCTCGGTGCAGCAGCAGATGGATATCGCGCGTCAGGCGATCGGCCAGCGCAAGGCCGAGCAGGCGTATGCCGACTGGCTGCGCGAACTGCGCGATTCGTCCTACGTGCAGTACAAGATCGGCGGCGTCGGCCCGGCGAACTGA
- a CDS encoding aminoglycoside phosphotransferase family protein translates to MTPPSAASQPDARLEALTAWLRPLAERFALDLSTLAPASSDASFRRYFRVGSATRPGGSLIAVDAPPPEKCREFVQVAQLLAAAGDHVPDVLAHDFDAGFMLVTDLGRTSYISVLDPADPVAARPLMRDALDALIRFQLTSRPDVLPPFDEAFLRRETELLPEWFVGRHLGRPVTDAMRGTLDRTFALLVASAHAQPQGFMLRDFMPRNLMVCEPNPGVLDFQDAVYGPLTYDVVSLVRDAFISWDEEFELDCFAYYWERAKKAGLPVDPDFGEFYRQLEWMGLQRHIKILGLFARINYRDGKPHYLNDLPRFVAYARKVALRYRPLVPFAKLLDELEGKGAADVGYTF, encoded by the coding sequence ATGACGCCCCCATCCGCCGCATCCCAGCCCGACGCCCGCCTCGAAGCACTGACCGCGTGGCTGCGCCCGCTCGCCGAGCGCTTCGCCCTCGACCTGTCGACCCTCGCACCCGCGTCGTCGGACGCCAGTTTCCGCCGCTATTTCCGTGTCGGGTCGGCCACGCGCCCCGGCGGCTCGCTGATCGCGGTCGACGCGCCGCCGCCCGAGAAGTGCCGTGAATTCGTCCAGGTCGCGCAGTTGCTCGCCGCGGCCGGCGACCACGTGCCGGACGTGCTGGCCCACGATTTCGACGCCGGCTTCATGCTCGTGACCGACCTCGGCCGCACGTCGTACATCTCGGTGCTCGATCCGGCCGATCCGGTCGCGGCACGCCCGCTGATGCGCGACGCGCTCGACGCGCTGATCCGCTTCCAGCTGACGTCGCGGCCGGACGTGCTGCCGCCGTTCGACGAGGCGTTCCTGCGCCGCGAGACGGAGCTGCTGCCCGAATGGTTCGTCGGCCGGCACCTCGGCAGGCCCGTCACCGACGCGATGCGCGGCACACTCGATCGCACCTTCGCGCTGCTGGTCGCGAGCGCCCATGCGCAGCCGCAGGGCTTCATGCTGCGCGATTTCATGCCGCGCAACCTGATGGTCTGCGAGCCGAACCCGGGCGTGCTCGACTTCCAGGACGCCGTGTACGGGCCGCTCACGTACGACGTCGTGTCGCTGGTGCGCGACGCGTTCATCAGCTGGGACGAGGAGTTCGAGCTCGACTGCTTCGCGTACTACTGGGAGCGGGCGAAGAAAGCCGGTCTGCCGGTCGATCCGGACTTCGGCGAGTTCTACCGCCAGCTCGAATGGATGGGGCTGCAGCGCCACATCAAGATCCTCGGCCTGTTCGCGCGCATCAACTACCGCGACGGCAAGCCGCACTACCTGAACGACCTGCCGCGCTTTGTCGCCTATGCGCGCAAGGTCGCGCTGCGCTACCGCCCGCTCGTGCCGTTCGCGAAGCTGCTCGACGAGCTCGAGGGCAAGGGCGCGGCCGACGTCGGCTATACATTCTGA
- a CDS encoding DMT family transporter: MSALAGSPVRRALDTRAIGVMLLLCAIWGFQQVAIKSTNAAIPPMFQAGLRSVIAALLLWGWAHSRGTPLFRADGTLGAGIAAGALFAGEFICVFFGLTLTSASHMAIFLYTAPCFTALGLHLFTPGERLQRVQWAGVGLAFAGIALAFADGFLEPRAPGASVLAGLAGDALGILGGAMWAATTVVVRWTSLARASASKTLFYQLAVSAVVLVALAALLGQMSFAQVTPVALASLAYQSVIVAFVSYLSWFWLLTRYSASRLSVFTFLSPLFGVAFGVLLLGESVGWRFMSAAALVLTGIALVNAPPRRRA; this comes from the coding sequence ATGAGCGCGCTTGCCGGGTCGCCCGTGCGCCGCGCACTCGATACGCGCGCCATCGGCGTGATGCTGCTGCTGTGCGCGATCTGGGGCTTCCAGCAGGTCGCGATCAAGAGCACGAACGCGGCGATCCCGCCGATGTTCCAGGCCGGGCTGCGCTCGGTGATCGCCGCGCTGCTGCTGTGGGGTTGGGCGCACTCGCGCGGCACGCCGCTGTTCCGCGCGGACGGCACGCTCGGCGCGGGCATCGCCGCCGGCGCGCTGTTCGCCGGCGAGTTCATCTGCGTGTTCTTCGGGCTGACGCTGACGAGCGCATCGCACATGGCGATCTTCCTGTACACGGCACCGTGCTTCACCGCGCTCGGCCTGCACCTGTTCACGCCGGGTGAGCGGCTGCAACGCGTTCAGTGGGCCGGCGTGGGCCTCGCGTTCGCCGGCATCGCGCTCGCGTTCGCGGATGGCTTCCTCGAGCCGCGCGCGCCCGGCGCGTCGGTCCTGGCGGGGCTCGCCGGCGACGCGCTCGGGATCCTCGGCGGCGCGATGTGGGCCGCGACGACGGTCGTCGTGCGCTGGACGTCGCTCGCGCGGGCCAGCGCGAGCAAGACGCTGTTCTACCAGCTCGCGGTGTCGGCCGTCGTGCTGGTCGCGCTCGCCGCGCTGCTCGGCCAGATGTCGTTCGCGCAGGTCACGCCGGTCGCGCTCGCGAGCCTCGCCTACCAGTCGGTGATCGTCGCGTTCGTCAGCTATCTGTCGTGGTTCTGGCTGCTGACGCGCTACAGCGCGTCGCGGCTGTCCGTGTTCACGTTCCTGTCGCCGCTGTTCGGCGTCGCGTTTGGCGTGCTGCTGCTCGGCGAATCGGTCGGCTGGCGCTTCATGTCGGCGGCCGCGCTGGTGCTGACCGGGATCGCGCTCGTCAACGCGCCGCCACGCCGGCGCGCGTAA
- the murU gene encoding N-acetylmuramate alpha-1-phosphate uridylyltransferase MurU, with amino-acid sequence MSTTLTTAMIFAAGRGERMRPLTDARPKPLLEAGGKPLIVWQIEALARAGIETIVINHAWLGEQFEATLGDGSRWGVRLAYSAEGDALETAGGIAQALPLLERDGRPTVFAGVAGDVYCTFDYGTLAAPAARMATLDVPTMHLVMVPNPPFHPDGDFVLRDDGLLALAGAPRVTFGSIGVYDTRMFHDIVPGTHRALSPYFRATIEAGRATGELYEGIWENVGTPAQLGELDARLRAAG; translated from the coding sequence ATGAGCACTACCCTCACCACGGCGATGATCTTCGCCGCCGGGCGCGGCGAGCGGATGCGTCCGCTGACCGACGCCCGCCCGAAGCCGCTGCTCGAAGCCGGCGGCAAGCCGCTGATCGTCTGGCAGATCGAAGCACTCGCCCGCGCGGGCATCGAGACCATCGTGATCAACCACGCGTGGCTCGGCGAACAGTTCGAGGCGACGCTCGGCGACGGCTCGCGTTGGGGCGTGCGCCTCGCGTATTCGGCCGAAGGCGACGCGCTGGAAACCGCCGGCGGCATCGCGCAGGCGCTGCCGCTGCTCGAGCGCGACGGCCGGCCCACGGTGTTCGCGGGCGTCGCGGGCGACGTGTACTGCACATTCGACTACGGGACGCTCGCCGCCCCCGCCGCCCGAATGGCCACGCTGGATGTGCCCACGATGCATCTCGTGATGGTGCCGAACCCGCCGTTCCATCCGGACGGCGATTTCGTGCTCCGCGACGACGGCTTGCTCGCGCTCGCCGGCGCCCCGCGCGTCACGTTCGGCAGCATCGGCGTGTACGACACGCGGATGTTCCACGACATCGTGCCGGGCACGCACCGCGCGCTGTCGCCCTACTTCAGGGCGACCATCGAGGCCGGCCGCGCGACCGGCGAATTGTATGAAGGTATCTGGGAGAACGTCGGCACGCCCGCGCAGCTCGGCGAGCTCGACGCGCGGCTGCGCGCCGCGGGCTGA
- a CDS encoding LPS-assembly protein LptD, whose protein sequence is MPPKPLFPNVFPGDGAPRKRRLALALLAVPGLVPAVSYAQLSGAAAQPQPLDSPWDLRLAPQLEDHPLKDGAKPAAFVIADHTSGTAEQDLAAKGSAELRRGDAVVKADALHYDQDTDMADAYGQVRVINGGTSFAGPEAHLKVEANQGFMTAPKYHFNVTGGSGSAERVDLLDSERSVFVNGTYTACQCATDPAWYIKGSRFDFDTGADEGTARNGVLFFQGVPIFASPWLTFPLSGERRSGLLPPTFSLNSNNGFELTLPYYFNIAPNRDLTITPRIISRRGVQTEASFRYLSPTYSGTLTANYLPDDRLAHRNRYAIYWQHQQNFGGGFGGYVYFNKVSDNTYPEDLGSTNEFINGTQTLYQQEAGLTYNNGPWSVLARYQHWQTLPPSIAPYSREPQLNVKYTKYNVGGFDFGAEADYSRFRITTADATEGDRIVFNPYIAYGVYGPGYFVVPKVQYHFASYDLNYLSSSTPNSPKRFTESIPTVSFDTGLIFDRSVRLFGQDFIQTLEPRLYYVYTPYRDQSNAPLFDTAESDFGLAEIYQPNTFVGNDRIADANRITAGLTSRFIDPRTGDERARFVIAQQYYFANQRVTLNSVQAPVQARHSDLIVGAALKLGSGFMSETAFQYNQNNNQLVKSSIGFGFSPGERRVINVGYRYTRANTTLDNQPINQFLVSAQWPLTRRLYAVGRFNYDLAANRVVDGLLGLQYDADCWALGVGAQRFANGVNSSGQQNSSTRFMMQLTLKGLSSIDNGLVAAFRAGVPGYTALPSAPPPMSRFSNYE, encoded by the coding sequence ATGCCGCCCAAACCGCTATTCCCGAATGTTTTCCCCGGTGACGGGGCGCCGCGCAAACGGCGGCTCGCGCTCGCGCTCCTGGCCGTGCCGGGCCTCGTGCCGGCCGTGTCGTACGCGCAGCTGTCGGGCGCGGCCGCGCAGCCGCAGCCGCTCGACTCGCCGTGGGATCTGCGTCTCGCCCCGCAGCTCGAGGATCATCCGCTGAAGGACGGCGCGAAGCCGGCCGCCTTCGTGATTGCCGACCATACGAGCGGCACGGCCGAACAGGACCTCGCCGCGAAGGGCTCGGCCGAGCTGCGCCGCGGCGATGCCGTCGTGAAGGCCGACGCGCTCCACTACGATCAGGATACCGACATGGCCGATGCATACGGCCAGGTCCGGGTGATCAACGGCGGCACGTCGTTCGCGGGCCCCGAAGCGCATCTGAAGGTCGAGGCGAACCAGGGCTTCATGACGGCGCCGAAGTACCACTTCAACGTGACGGGCGGGTCCGGCAGCGCGGAGCGCGTCGACCTGCTCGACAGCGAGCGCTCGGTGTTCGTCAACGGCACCTACACCGCGTGCCAGTGCGCGACGGACCCCGCGTGGTACATCAAGGGCAGCCGCTTCGACTTCGATACGGGCGCCGACGAAGGCACCGCGCGCAACGGCGTGCTGTTCTTCCAGGGCGTGCCGATCTTCGCGAGCCCGTGGCTGACGTTCCCGTTGTCGGGCGAGCGGCGCAGCGGCCTGCTGCCGCCGACGTTCTCGTTGAACTCGAACAACGGGTTCGAGCTGACGCTGCCGTACTACTTCAACATCGCGCCGAACCGCGACCTGACGATCACGCCGCGCATCATCTCGCGGCGCGGCGTGCAGACCGAAGCGTCGTTCCGCTACCTGTCGCCAACGTATTCGGGCACGCTGACGGCCAATTACCTGCCGGATGACCGGCTCGCGCACCGCAACCGCTACGCGATCTACTGGCAGCACCAGCAGAACTTCGGCGGCGGCTTCGGCGGCTACGTCTACTTCAACAAGGTCTCGGACAACACGTATCCGGAAGACCTCGGGTCGACGAACGAGTTCATCAACGGCACGCAGACGCTGTACCAGCAGGAAGCCGGGCTCACGTACAACAACGGCCCGTGGTCGGTGCTCGCGCGCTACCAGCACTGGCAGACGCTGCCGCCGTCGATCGCGCCGTACAGTCGCGAGCCGCAGTTGAACGTGAAGTACACAAAGTACAACGTCGGCGGCTTCGACTTCGGCGCGGAAGCCGACTATTCGCGGTTCCGCATCACGACCGCCGATGCGACCGAAGGCGACCGGATCGTCTTCAACCCGTACATCGCGTACGGCGTGTACGGCCCCGGCTACTTCGTCGTGCCGAAGGTCCAGTACCACTTCGCGTCGTACGACCTGAACTACCTGTCGTCGAGCACGCCGAACAGCCCGAAGCGCTTCACCGAGTCGATCCCGACCGTGAGCTTCGACACGGGCCTGATCTTCGACCGCTCGGTGCGCCTGTTCGGCCAGGACTTCATCCAGACCCTCGAGCCGCGCCTGTACTACGTGTACACGCCGTATCGCGACCAGTCGAACGCGCCGCTGTTCGACACCGCGGAATCCGACTTCGGCCTCGCGGAGATCTACCAGCCGAACACGTTCGTCGGCAACGACCGGATCGCGGACGCGAACCGGATCACGGCCGGCCTGACGTCGCGCTTCATCGATCCGCGCACCGGCGACGAACGCGCGCGCTTCGTGATCGCGCAGCAGTACTACTTCGCCAATCAGCGCGTCACGCTGAACTCGGTGCAGGCGCCCGTGCAGGCGCGCCACTCGGACCTGATCGTCGGTGCCGCGCTGAAGCTCGGCTCCGGCTTCATGTCGGAAACGGCGTTCCAGTACAACCAGAACAACAACCAGCTCGTGAAGTCGAGCATCGGTTTCGGCTTCAGCCCGGGCGAGCGCCGCGTGATCAACGTCGGCTACCGCTATACGCGCGCGAACACGACGCTCGACAACCAGCCGATCAACCAGTTCCTGGTGTCCGCGCAGTGGCCGCTCACGCGCCGCCTGTACGCGGTCGGCCGCTTCAACTACGACCTGGCCGCCAACCGGGTCGTCGACGGTCTGCTCGGCTTACAATACGACGCGGATTGCTGGGCGCTCGGCGTCGGTGCCCAGCGCTTCGCGAACGGCGTGAACTCGTCGGGGCAGCAGAACTCGTCGACGCGATTCATGATGCAGCTGACGTTGAAGGGGCTGTCGAGCATCGACAACGGTCTGGTGGCGGCATTCCGCGCCGGGGTGCCGGGCTATACGGCGCTGCCGTCCGCGCCGCCGCCGATGTCCCGCTTCAGTAACTACGAGTAA